AGCAGCGAGACCAGGGAAAAGCTCTGCAGCGAGTTGCGTTCAGTGCGCAGGGCTTTGCGCCAGGTCGTGGGCACGCGATCGCCTTTACCCCAGGGCGTGATCCGGGGGATGATGCGCGGCACAGCCGCTTCATATTCGGAGAAAAGTTGAGGGAATTTTTCGCGTAAAAAATCCTCCTCCAGGGTGATGATGGCATAATACTGGATGCCGAAAAGAATCACATAGAGAAACAACATCCACGGCATCCACGGCCAGGCCATGATCAGCTCACCCAGGCTGAGCAGGAAATTACCGGCATAGAGTGGATTGCGTAAATGGCCGTAAGGGCCGTTGGTCACGAGTTCATCCGCGCCCACTCGGCCGGTGGTGCGGGTGGCGGATCCGGAATAGCGCAGCGCCCATAAGCGGGTCAGCTGTCCGCAAACGGCGATGGACAGACCGATGAGCAGGGACCAGCCGCTTGGTTTCGCCAGAATCAGCGCAGAGATGATCAGCGGGATCGGAGTGTAGCTTCGGTATTTAAAAAAAAACTCGCGATAGCCCATAGGGTCCTTTGATAATGATGGTGTTCTGTGTTCGGCCCAAACGATGTTATTGATCGATAAATATAGCCTTTTGTTGATTGGAGATCAAGCTATTTATGCTGCGGCGAGCGAATCCATTGAAGGTCTTCCGGCGTGATGATGACACGATATAATGATTTATCATTCCATGCCCGCAGCCATGACAGCTATGGCCGTCTATGGTAATCAGAGGTTTTATTTCAGCAGTCTGTTGTCGGATTGACCGACAGGTATGATGCCAGGCTGAGCGATAGGGCATGGCGCGTTAACTACAGGGAAACAGAAAAAGGGCGTCCGCGCGACGAATAATGACATCTTTGTTCCTTTCACCGTTTGCGCAATTTTTTTTCAGCTCACCTATCGGCGAATAATCCCGGTT
This window of the bacterium genome carries:
- a CDS encoding isoprenylcysteine carboxylmethyltransferase family protein — protein: MGYREFFFKYRSYTPIPLIISALILAKPSGWSLLIGLSIAVCGQLTRLWALRYSGSATRTTGRVGADELVTNGPYGHLRNPLYAGNFLLSLGELIMAWPWMPWMLFLYVILFGIQYYAIITLEEDFLREKFPQLFSEYEAAVPRIIPRITPWGKGDRVPTTWRKALRTERNSLQSFSLVSLLIFLIWLFR